The following proteins come from a genomic window of Alicyclobacillus dauci:
- a CDS encoding ArsR/SmtB family transcription factor — protein MPATQSKHDVFQAIADPTRRSLLRLLADKEMSIASITECFPITRTAVNKHLQVLSDAGLVKRHKIGRETRYKMRPEPLVEVTEWISYFEKYWDEKLDALMQYVESDDE, from the coding sequence ATGCCGGCAACCCAGTCCAAGCACGACGTGTTTCAGGCAATTGCCGATCCTACTCGCCGAAGTCTGTTGAGACTGCTTGCTGACAAGGAAATGTCTATTGCATCCATTACGGAATGTTTCCCAATTACGCGAACTGCCGTCAACAAGCATTTGCAAGTACTGTCTGATGCGGGTCTTGTTAAACGTCACAAGATTGGGAGAGAGACTCGCTACAAGATGCGCCCGGAGCCGTTGGTTGAAGTAACCGAGTGGATTTCTTATTTTGAGAAGTATTGGGACGAGAAGTTGGATGCACTCATGCAGTACGTGGAATCTGATGACGAGTAA
- a CDS encoding SRPBCC family protein, which yields MGQSTLNELPEIRKTTVLNAPIQKVWKAVATSEGIAGWFMPNTFEPVLGNEFILHAGPYGDSPCKVTQLDPPNVVGFDWDEDWHIVFQLRELGEGKTEFTLIHSGWGADKVTRFGQAHSVVRGIMDTGWDKKVKQTLPAYIEA from the coding sequence GTGGGACAGAGTACATTAAATGAATTGCCAGAAATCAGGAAGACGACTGTATTAAATGCACCCATTCAGAAGGTGTGGAAAGCAGTTGCAACATCAGAGGGGATAGCGGGATGGTTCATGCCGAATACTTTCGAACCTGTGTTAGGAAATGAATTTATCCTTCATGCCGGGCCGTATGGAGACTCGCCATGCAAAGTAACGCAACTGGATCCCCCAAATGTTGTTGGTTTTGATTGGGATGAGGACTGGCACATTGTCTTTCAACTTAGGGAACTTGGAGAGGGTAAAACAGAATTTACGCTGATTCACTCTGGATGGGGTGCAGACAAGGTCACTAGGTTCGGCCAAGCGCATTCGGTTGTTCGTGGAATTATGGACACCGGATGGGACAAAAAGGTCAAACAGACGCTACCTGCATATATCGAGGCGTAG
- a CDS encoding class I SAM-dependent methyltransferase: MELSPQLYHLLVRPPLWTKRYIHNVINRHFQLQNQIVMDFGSGVGSNCQLADPDKYIGLEICPKRVKFASQIYPQYRFVHFNGGALPTPTEYVDCILIVAVLHHISSREVSEYIREFRRILKPDGKILVMEPCLREQSRASNWCMKNLDKGKYIRDEQGYLDMFHSHRFETNVLRRFRKLVLYNELFFAARPKY; the protein is encoded by the coding sequence ATGGAATTGTCTCCTCAGTTGTACCACTTGCTCGTTCGGCCGCCGTTGTGGACTAAGCGATATATTCACAATGTTATCAATCGGCACTTCCAACTCCAGAATCAGATCGTAATGGATTTTGGGTCAGGAGTCGGATCGAATTGCCAATTAGCCGATCCCGATAAATATATCGGCCTTGAGATCTGTCCTAAAAGGGTGAAGTTCGCTTCACAAATATACCCGCAATATCGATTCGTCCACTTCAACGGTGGAGCGTTACCAACGCCAACTGAGTATGTTGATTGTATCCTAATTGTTGCCGTCTTACATCACATTTCCTCACGGGAAGTATCCGAGTACATCCGGGAATTCCGTCGGATACTCAAGCCTGATGGGAAGATTCTAGTTATGGAGCCGTGCTTGCGCGAACAGTCCCGGGCCAGCAATTGGTGTATGAAAAATCTCGACAAAGGCAAGTACATTCGGGACGAACAGGGATACTTAGACATGTTTCACAGTCATCGGTTCGAAACGAACGTACTTCGCCGTTTTCGCAAACTAGTGCTGTACAACGAATTGTTCTTCGCGGCTAGACCAAAGTACTAA
- a CDS encoding transposase has product MLTKNRIAPEKTVYFRPEIKSCPHCRSGLRFCHTVWKKNISTLQGVIRAWSIGYRCCNPQCPHASTVYRSAEAEMLSMKHSSYGFDVLALVGELRFKHHKTRQEIADELNGRGVKTSDRNVQMLYERYLTLLRASVTDQVREVLQPVVNEHGGIILSMDGVQPEKGNETLYVIREVLSGTILAAQNMKSSSAADLETLILPIIELGYPIIGIVSDGQRSIRMAMERLLPDVPYQYCQFHYLKDIAKPVVDLDRKLKKSVKKNLRGIRDVEKKADKNACLESEVAKEYIAAIRSLLLEDGDPPLNLPGMLIYENAKAIQESLQRCLAKKGDFTPRTSVQNNQQSKPVH; this is encoded by the coding sequence ATGCTAACTAAGAACCGAATTGCACCAGAAAAAACTGTATATTTCCGTCCAGAAATTAAGTCGTGCCCTCATTGCCGGTCAGGTCTCCGTTTTTGCCACACTGTATGGAAAAAGAACATATCAACGCTTCAAGGTGTAATTCGTGCCTGGAGTATTGGATATCGTTGCTGTAATCCTCAATGCCCTCACGCGAGCACGGTTTACCGTTCTGCGGAAGCAGAAATGCTTAGCATGAAGCATTCATCATATGGATTTGATGTACTTGCGCTTGTCGGAGAACTACGGTTCAAACATCATAAGACTCGTCAGGAAATTGCGGATGAATTAAACGGACGGGGCGTCAAGACTTCCGACAGAAACGTTCAAATGTTGTACGAAAGGTACTTAACACTCCTACGTGCTAGTGTGACTGACCAAGTTCGGGAGGTACTACAGCCGGTCGTTAATGAACACGGTGGAATCATTCTATCAATGGATGGTGTCCAGCCCGAAAAGGGAAATGAAACTCTTTACGTTATCCGTGAGGTATTAAGCGGTACAATTTTGGCTGCTCAAAATATGAAAAGCAGTTCTGCCGCCGATCTTGAAACATTGATCTTGCCGATCATTGAATTAGGCTATCCCATCATTGGAATTGTAAGTGACGGACAGAGGTCGATTCGGATGGCAATGGAAAGGCTTTTACCAGATGTTCCTTATCAGTACTGTCAATTTCACTACTTAAAGGACATTGCGAAGCCTGTCGTTGATCTTGACCGAAAGCTCAAGAAATCCGTTAAGAAAAATCTTCGTGGTATACGGGACGTGGAGAAAAAAGCGGATAAAAATGCTTGCCTCGAATCCGAAGTTGCAAAAGAGTATATCGCAGCCATCCGTTCATTGTTGCTGGAGGATGGGGATCCACCACTTAACCTACCTGGGATGCTTATATACGAAAATGCGAAAGCCATTCAGGAATCTCTGCAAAGGTGCCTGGCTAAAAAGGGGGACTTCACTCCTAGAACCTCTGTTCAGAATAATCAGCAAAGTAAACCTGTTCACTGA